Proteins from one Telopea speciosissima isolate NSW1024214 ecotype Mountain lineage chromosome 1, Tspe_v1, whole genome shotgun sequence genomic window:
- the LOC122665552 gene encoding putative transcription elongation factor SPT5 homolog 1 isoform X2 — MPRRRVDDDLDPEEEEEDEEDEYDGDHGKKRRRSDFIDDAAIEDEEEEEEDEEDEYDDHRGGRKHRKAGSEFLDLEAAVDSDDEEEEEAEDDDFIVDGGADLPEEEDARRIHRRPLPAEDEQEDFEALERRIQARYARSSHTDYDEEATDVEQQALLPSIKDSKLWMIKCLIGHEREAAVCLMQKYIDKGSELQIRSAIALDHLKNYIYVEADKESHVREACKGLRNIYSQKVMLVPIKEMTAVLSVESKSVDLSRDAWVRMKIGTYKGDLAKVVDVDNVRQRVTVKLIPRIDLQALANKLEGREVVKKKAFVPPPRFMNIEEAREMHIRVERRRDAATGAYFENIDGMMFKDGFLYKTVSMKSISSQNIHPTFDELEKFRKPGEDGDGDTSGLSTLFANRKKGHFMKGDAVIVVKGDLKNLMGWVEKVDEENVHIRPKMKGLPKTLAVNEKELCKYFEPGDHVKVISGAHEGATGMVVKVEGHVLYIVSDTTKEDIRVFADNVVESSEVSAGVTKIGDYELHDLVLLDNMSFGVIIRVESEAFQVLKGVPERPEVVLVKLREIKSKIERKFNAQDHSKNTMSVKDVVKIVEGPCKNDSLSRFAGLRASPHVTQSPRRPPRGSPLDSGGRHRGGRGHDSLVGSTIKIRLGPFKGYRGRVVDVKGQSVRIELESQMKVVTVNRDQISDTATVSTPFRETSRYGLGSETPMHPSRTPLHPYMTPMRDPGATPIHDGMRTPMRDRAWNPYAPMSPARESWEDGNPASWGTSPQYQPGSPPRRPYEAPTPGSGWANTPGGNFSEAGTPRESSPAYASAPSPYLPSTPGGQPMTPSSASYLPSTPGGQPMTPGSGSLDIMSPTIGGVGEGLWLLPDVLVNVRKSGENTAIGIVREVLPDGSCKVALGSTGNGEMVTALPNEMETVVPRKSDKIKIMSGTQRGATGKLIGIDGTDGIVKVDDTLDVKILDMIILAKLA, encoded by the exons aggaagaagaggatgaagaggacGAGTACGATGATCATCGTGGTGGCCGTAAGCATAGGAAAGCTGGGTCAGAGTTCTTGGATCTTGAAGCTGCTGTtgatagtgatgatgaagaggaggaggaagctgaggatgatg ACTTCATAGTAGATGGTGGGGCTGACTtacctgaagaagaagatgcgAGGAGGATACATCGTCGTCCTTTGCCTGCCGAGGATGAACAAGAAGATTTTGAAGCTCTTGAGAGAAGAATTCAGGCAAGATATGCCAGATCAAGTCACACTGACTATGATGAGGAGGCCACGGACGTTGAGCAGCAGGCTCTCCTGCCATCCATCAAGGATTCTAAATTATGGATGATTAAGTGTTTG ATTGGTCATGAGCGAGAGGCAGCTGTCTGCCTAATGCAGAAGTACATTGATAAAGGATCTGAATTGCAGATTAGGTCCGCAATTGCCCTTGATCATCTTAAGAACTATATATATGTGGAAGCGGACAAAGAAAGCCATGTTAGGGAG GCTTGCAAGGGTCTGCGAAATATCTATTCACAAAAAGTGATGCTTGTTCCTATAAAAGAAATGACTGCTGTACTCTCAGTTGAAAGCAAATCTGTAGATCTTTCTAGAGATGCGTGGGTCCGAATGAAGATTGGAACGTATAAAGGAGACCTTGCAAAA GTCGTGGATGTGGACAATGTGAGGCAGAGAGTAACAGTGAAACTAATTCCGAGGATTGATTTACAGGCTCTTGCTAATAAATtg GAAGGTAGGGAAGTTGTGAAGAAGAAGGCATTTGTGCCTCCTCCACGTTTTATGAATATAGAGGAGGCAAG AGAGATGCATATCCGTGTTGAGCGTAGGAGAGATGCAGCCACTGGTGCTTACTTTGAGAATATTGATGGCATGATGTTTAAGGATGGTTTCCTATATAAAACAGTATCGATGAAATCAATTAGCTCTCAGAACATCCACCCAACTTTTGATGAACTTGAGAAATTTCGGAAGCCAGGGGAAGATGGAGATGGCGATACGAGTGGTTTGTCTACTTTATTCGCAAACAGAAAGAAAGGCCATTTCATGAAGGGGGATGCAGTCATTGTGGTGAAGGGAGATCTGAAGAATCTGATGGGATGGGTGGAGAAAGTAGATGAAGAAAATGTCCatattagaccaaaaatgaaggGCTTGCCG AAAACTCTTGCTGTTAATGAGAAAGAACTTTGCAAGTATTTCGAACCAGGGGATCATGTGAAAGTTATTTCTGGTGCTCATGAAGGTGCAACTGGTATGGTTGTTAAGGTTGAAGGCCATGTCCTTTACATTGTTTCAGATACAACCAAGGAAGAT ATCCGTGTATTTGCAGACAATGTTGTAGAAAGTTCTGAAGTATCTGCTGGTGTTACGAAAATTGGGGACTATGAGTTACATGATCTTGTGCTGCTTGA TAATATGAGCTTCGGTGTAATTATACGTGTAGAAAGTGAAGCTTTCCAG GTGCTTAAGGGAGTGCCAGAGAGACCTGAGGTTGTTCTTGTTAAGTTAAGAGAGATCAAAAGCAAAATTGAGAGGAAATTTAATGCTCAAGATCACTCTAAGAATACTATGTCTGTGAAAGATGTTGTAAAGATTGTGGAGGGTCCTTGCAAA AATGATTCCCTGTCAAGATTTGCGGGTCTCAGAGCTTCACCTCATGTCACCCAGTCCCCTAGAAGACCACCGAGAGGATCTCCATTAGACT CTGGAGGAAGACACAGAGGTGGTAGAGGACATGATTCTCTGGTGGGTAGTACTATTAAAATTCGGTTAGGACCCTTTAAGGGGTACCGTGGGCGTGTGGTAGATGTCAAGGGTCAATCAGTCCGGATTGAATTGGAATCACAAATGAAAGTTGTTACAG TTAACCGTGATCAGATTTCTGATACTGCCACTGTTTCAACTCCCTTCCG TGAAACATCTCGGTATGGTCTGGGAAGTGAGACGCCCATGCATCCATCACGTACTCCACTACATCCATATATGACTCCTATGAGAGATCCAGGGG CTACACCGATACATGATGGCATGAGAACGCCTATGAGGGATCGAGCTTGGAATCCTTATGCGCCAATGAGTCCAGCAAG AGAAAGTTGGGAAGATGGAAATCCTGCTTCCTGGGGAACCAGTCCTCAGTATCAG CCAGGAAGTCCTCCTCGTCGGCCCTATGAAGCACCAACTCCTGGTTCAGGTTGGGCTAACACTCCTGGTGGTAATTTCAGTGAAGCAGGAACACCAAGGGAAAGCAGCCCAGCATATG CAAGTGCTCCAAGCCCTTACTTGCCCTCAACTCCTGGTGGGCAGCCAATGACTCCAAGTTCTGCGTCATACCTACCTAGCACTCCGGGAGGGCAGCCAATGACTCCTGGAAGTGGTAGTCTGGATATTATGTCTCCAACAATAG GTGGGGTGGGTGAAGGGCTGTGGTTGCTGCCTGATGTACTGGTCAATGTCAGAAAATCGGGAGAAAATACTGCCATTGGGATTGTACGCGAAGTGCTTCCG GATGGTTCTTGCAAGGTTGCTCTTGGATCGACTGGTAATGGAGAGATGGTCACTGCACTGCCAAATGAAATGGAGACGGTGGTGCCCAGGAAATCAGATAAAATAAAGATCATGAGTGGTACCCAACGTGGTGCTACTGGGAAGCTAATAGGTATTGATGGCACGGATGGGATTGTTAAAGTGGATGACACTTTGGATGTTAAGATTTTGGATATGATCATTTTGGCAAAGTTAGCATAA
- the LOC122665552 gene encoding putative transcription elongation factor SPT5 homolog 1 isoform X1 — MPRRRVDDDLDPEEEEEDEEDEYDGDHGKKRRRSDFIDDAAIEDEEEEEEDEEDEYDDHRGGRKHRKAGSEFLDLEAAVDSDDEEEEEAEDDDFIVDGGADLPEEEDARRIHRRPLPAEDEQEDFEALERRIQARYARSSHTDYDEEATDVEQQALLPSIKDSKLWMIKCLIGHEREAAVCLMQKYIDKGSELQIRSAIALDHLKNYIYVEADKESHVREACKGLRNIYSQKVMLVPIKEMTAVLSVESKSVDLSRDAWVRMKIGTYKGDLAKVVDVDNVRQRVTVKLIPRIDLQALANKLEGREVVKKKAFVPPPRFMNIEEAREMHIRVERRRDAATGAYFENIDGMMFKDGFLYKTVSMKSISSQNIHPTFDELEKFRKPGEDGDGDTSGLSTLFANRKKGHFMKGDAVIVVKGDLKNLMGWVEKVDEENVHIRPKMKGLPKTLAVNEKELCKYFEPGDHVKVISGAHEGATGMVVKVEGHVLYIVSDTTKEDIRVFADNVVESSEVSAGVTKIGDYELHDLVLLDNMSFGVIIRVESEAFQVLKGVPERPEVVLVKLREIKSKIERKFNAQDHSKNTMSVKDVVKIVEGPCKGKQGPVEHIYRGILFIYDRHHLEHAGYICAKSQSCVVVGGSRGNSNRNNDSLSRFAGLRASPHVTQSPRRPPRGSPLDSGGRHRGGRGHDSLVGSTIKIRLGPFKGYRGRVVDVKGQSVRIELESQMKVVTVNRDQISDTATVSTPFRETSRYGLGSETPMHPSRTPLHPYMTPMRDPGATPIHDGMRTPMRDRAWNPYAPMSPARESWEDGNPASWGTSPQYQPGSPPRRPYEAPTPGSGWANTPGGNFSEAGTPRESSPAYASAPSPYLPSTPGGQPMTPSSASYLPSTPGGQPMTPGSGSLDIMSPTIGGVGEGLWLLPDVLVNVRKSGENTAIGIVREVLPDGSCKVALGSTGNGEMVTALPNEMETVVPRKSDKIKIMSGTQRGATGKLIGIDGTDGIVKVDDTLDVKILDMIILAKLA; from the exons aggaagaagaggatgaagaggacGAGTACGATGATCATCGTGGTGGCCGTAAGCATAGGAAAGCTGGGTCAGAGTTCTTGGATCTTGAAGCTGCTGTtgatagtgatgatgaagaggaggaggaagctgaggatgatg ACTTCATAGTAGATGGTGGGGCTGACTtacctgaagaagaagatgcgAGGAGGATACATCGTCGTCCTTTGCCTGCCGAGGATGAACAAGAAGATTTTGAAGCTCTTGAGAGAAGAATTCAGGCAAGATATGCCAGATCAAGTCACACTGACTATGATGAGGAGGCCACGGACGTTGAGCAGCAGGCTCTCCTGCCATCCATCAAGGATTCTAAATTATGGATGATTAAGTGTTTG ATTGGTCATGAGCGAGAGGCAGCTGTCTGCCTAATGCAGAAGTACATTGATAAAGGATCTGAATTGCAGATTAGGTCCGCAATTGCCCTTGATCATCTTAAGAACTATATATATGTGGAAGCGGACAAAGAAAGCCATGTTAGGGAG GCTTGCAAGGGTCTGCGAAATATCTATTCACAAAAAGTGATGCTTGTTCCTATAAAAGAAATGACTGCTGTACTCTCAGTTGAAAGCAAATCTGTAGATCTTTCTAGAGATGCGTGGGTCCGAATGAAGATTGGAACGTATAAAGGAGACCTTGCAAAA GTCGTGGATGTGGACAATGTGAGGCAGAGAGTAACAGTGAAACTAATTCCGAGGATTGATTTACAGGCTCTTGCTAATAAATtg GAAGGTAGGGAAGTTGTGAAGAAGAAGGCATTTGTGCCTCCTCCACGTTTTATGAATATAGAGGAGGCAAG AGAGATGCATATCCGTGTTGAGCGTAGGAGAGATGCAGCCACTGGTGCTTACTTTGAGAATATTGATGGCATGATGTTTAAGGATGGTTTCCTATATAAAACAGTATCGATGAAATCAATTAGCTCTCAGAACATCCACCCAACTTTTGATGAACTTGAGAAATTTCGGAAGCCAGGGGAAGATGGAGATGGCGATACGAGTGGTTTGTCTACTTTATTCGCAAACAGAAAGAAAGGCCATTTCATGAAGGGGGATGCAGTCATTGTGGTGAAGGGAGATCTGAAGAATCTGATGGGATGGGTGGAGAAAGTAGATGAAGAAAATGTCCatattagaccaaaaatgaaggGCTTGCCG AAAACTCTTGCTGTTAATGAGAAAGAACTTTGCAAGTATTTCGAACCAGGGGATCATGTGAAAGTTATTTCTGGTGCTCATGAAGGTGCAACTGGTATGGTTGTTAAGGTTGAAGGCCATGTCCTTTACATTGTTTCAGATACAACCAAGGAAGAT ATCCGTGTATTTGCAGACAATGTTGTAGAAAGTTCTGAAGTATCTGCTGGTGTTACGAAAATTGGGGACTATGAGTTACATGATCTTGTGCTGCTTGA TAATATGAGCTTCGGTGTAATTATACGTGTAGAAAGTGAAGCTTTCCAG GTGCTTAAGGGAGTGCCAGAGAGACCTGAGGTTGTTCTTGTTAAGTTAAGAGAGATCAAAAGCAAAATTGAGAGGAAATTTAATGCTCAAGATCACTCTAAGAATACTATGTCTGTGAAAGATGTTGTAAAGATTGTGGAGGGTCCTTGCAAA GGAAAGCAAGGTCCTGTGGAACACATATATAGAGGAATTTTGTTCATTTATGATCGCCATCACCTTGAACATGCTGGTTATATCTGTGCTAAGTCTCAGTCTTGTGTAGTTGTTGGTGGATCTCGTGGCAACAGCAACAGAAAT AATGATTCCCTGTCAAGATTTGCGGGTCTCAGAGCTTCACCTCATGTCACCCAGTCCCCTAGAAGACCACCGAGAGGATCTCCATTAGACT CTGGAGGAAGACACAGAGGTGGTAGAGGACATGATTCTCTGGTGGGTAGTACTATTAAAATTCGGTTAGGACCCTTTAAGGGGTACCGTGGGCGTGTGGTAGATGTCAAGGGTCAATCAGTCCGGATTGAATTGGAATCACAAATGAAAGTTGTTACAG TTAACCGTGATCAGATTTCTGATACTGCCACTGTTTCAACTCCCTTCCG TGAAACATCTCGGTATGGTCTGGGAAGTGAGACGCCCATGCATCCATCACGTACTCCACTACATCCATATATGACTCCTATGAGAGATCCAGGGG CTACACCGATACATGATGGCATGAGAACGCCTATGAGGGATCGAGCTTGGAATCCTTATGCGCCAATGAGTCCAGCAAG AGAAAGTTGGGAAGATGGAAATCCTGCTTCCTGGGGAACCAGTCCTCAGTATCAG CCAGGAAGTCCTCCTCGTCGGCCCTATGAAGCACCAACTCCTGGTTCAGGTTGGGCTAACACTCCTGGTGGTAATTTCAGTGAAGCAGGAACACCAAGGGAAAGCAGCCCAGCATATG CAAGTGCTCCAAGCCCTTACTTGCCCTCAACTCCTGGTGGGCAGCCAATGACTCCAAGTTCTGCGTCATACCTACCTAGCACTCCGGGAGGGCAGCCAATGACTCCTGGAAGTGGTAGTCTGGATATTATGTCTCCAACAATAG GTGGGGTGGGTGAAGGGCTGTGGTTGCTGCCTGATGTACTGGTCAATGTCAGAAAATCGGGAGAAAATACTGCCATTGGGATTGTACGCGAAGTGCTTCCG GATGGTTCTTGCAAGGTTGCTCTTGGATCGACTGGTAATGGAGAGATGGTCACTGCACTGCCAAATGAAATGGAGACGGTGGTGCCCAGGAAATCAGATAAAATAAAGATCATGAGTGGTACCCAACGTGGTGCTACTGGGAAGCTAATAGGTATTGATGGCACGGATGGGATTGTTAAAGTGGATGACACTTTGGATGTTAAGATTTTGGATATGATCATTTTGGCAAAGTTAGCATAA
- the LOC122665552 gene encoding putative transcription elongation factor SPT5 homolog 1 isoform X3, whose amino-acid sequence MIKCLIGHEREAAVCLMQKYIDKGSELQIRSAIALDHLKNYIYVEADKESHVREACKGLRNIYSQKVMLVPIKEMTAVLSVESKSVDLSRDAWVRMKIGTYKGDLAKVVDVDNVRQRVTVKLIPRIDLQALANKLEGREVVKKKAFVPPPRFMNIEEAREMHIRVERRRDAATGAYFENIDGMMFKDGFLYKTVSMKSISSQNIHPTFDELEKFRKPGEDGDGDTSGLSTLFANRKKGHFMKGDAVIVVKGDLKNLMGWVEKVDEENVHIRPKMKGLPKTLAVNEKELCKYFEPGDHVKVISGAHEGATGMVVKVEGHVLYIVSDTTKEDIRVFADNVVESSEVSAGVTKIGDYELHDLVLLDNMSFGVIIRVESEAFQVLKGVPERPEVVLVKLREIKSKIERKFNAQDHSKNTMSVKDVVKIVEGPCKGKQGPVEHIYRGILFIYDRHHLEHAGYICAKSQSCVVVGGSRGNSNRNNDSLSRFAGLRASPHVTQSPRRPPRGSPLDSGGRHRGGRGHDSLVGSTIKIRLGPFKGYRGRVVDVKGQSVRIELESQMKVVTVNRDQISDTATVSTPFRETSRYGLGSETPMHPSRTPLHPYMTPMRDPGATPIHDGMRTPMRDRAWNPYAPMSPARESWEDGNPASWGTSPQYQPGSPPRRPYEAPTPGSGWANTPGGNFSEAGTPRESSPAYASAPSPYLPSTPGGQPMTPSSASYLPSTPGGQPMTPGSGSLDIMSPTIGGVGEGLWLLPDVLVNVRKSGENTAIGIVREVLPDGSCKVALGSTGNGEMVTALPNEMETVVPRKSDKIKIMSGTQRGATGKLIGIDGTDGIVKVDDTLDVKILDMIILAKLA is encoded by the exons ATGATTAAGTGTTTG ATTGGTCATGAGCGAGAGGCAGCTGTCTGCCTAATGCAGAAGTACATTGATAAAGGATCTGAATTGCAGATTAGGTCCGCAATTGCCCTTGATCATCTTAAGAACTATATATATGTGGAAGCGGACAAAGAAAGCCATGTTAGGGAG GCTTGCAAGGGTCTGCGAAATATCTATTCACAAAAAGTGATGCTTGTTCCTATAAAAGAAATGACTGCTGTACTCTCAGTTGAAAGCAAATCTGTAGATCTTTCTAGAGATGCGTGGGTCCGAATGAAGATTGGAACGTATAAAGGAGACCTTGCAAAA GTCGTGGATGTGGACAATGTGAGGCAGAGAGTAACAGTGAAACTAATTCCGAGGATTGATTTACAGGCTCTTGCTAATAAATtg GAAGGTAGGGAAGTTGTGAAGAAGAAGGCATTTGTGCCTCCTCCACGTTTTATGAATATAGAGGAGGCAAG AGAGATGCATATCCGTGTTGAGCGTAGGAGAGATGCAGCCACTGGTGCTTACTTTGAGAATATTGATGGCATGATGTTTAAGGATGGTTTCCTATATAAAACAGTATCGATGAAATCAATTAGCTCTCAGAACATCCACCCAACTTTTGATGAACTTGAGAAATTTCGGAAGCCAGGGGAAGATGGAGATGGCGATACGAGTGGTTTGTCTACTTTATTCGCAAACAGAAAGAAAGGCCATTTCATGAAGGGGGATGCAGTCATTGTGGTGAAGGGAGATCTGAAGAATCTGATGGGATGGGTGGAGAAAGTAGATGAAGAAAATGTCCatattagaccaaaaatgaaggGCTTGCCG AAAACTCTTGCTGTTAATGAGAAAGAACTTTGCAAGTATTTCGAACCAGGGGATCATGTGAAAGTTATTTCTGGTGCTCATGAAGGTGCAACTGGTATGGTTGTTAAGGTTGAAGGCCATGTCCTTTACATTGTTTCAGATACAACCAAGGAAGAT ATCCGTGTATTTGCAGACAATGTTGTAGAAAGTTCTGAAGTATCTGCTGGTGTTACGAAAATTGGGGACTATGAGTTACATGATCTTGTGCTGCTTGA TAATATGAGCTTCGGTGTAATTATACGTGTAGAAAGTGAAGCTTTCCAG GTGCTTAAGGGAGTGCCAGAGAGACCTGAGGTTGTTCTTGTTAAGTTAAGAGAGATCAAAAGCAAAATTGAGAGGAAATTTAATGCTCAAGATCACTCTAAGAATACTATGTCTGTGAAAGATGTTGTAAAGATTGTGGAGGGTCCTTGCAAA GGAAAGCAAGGTCCTGTGGAACACATATATAGAGGAATTTTGTTCATTTATGATCGCCATCACCTTGAACATGCTGGTTATATCTGTGCTAAGTCTCAGTCTTGTGTAGTTGTTGGTGGATCTCGTGGCAACAGCAACAGAAAT AATGATTCCCTGTCAAGATTTGCGGGTCTCAGAGCTTCACCTCATGTCACCCAGTCCCCTAGAAGACCACCGAGAGGATCTCCATTAGACT CTGGAGGAAGACACAGAGGTGGTAGAGGACATGATTCTCTGGTGGGTAGTACTATTAAAATTCGGTTAGGACCCTTTAAGGGGTACCGTGGGCGTGTGGTAGATGTCAAGGGTCAATCAGTCCGGATTGAATTGGAATCACAAATGAAAGTTGTTACAG TTAACCGTGATCAGATTTCTGATACTGCCACTGTTTCAACTCCCTTCCG TGAAACATCTCGGTATGGTCTGGGAAGTGAGACGCCCATGCATCCATCACGTACTCCACTACATCCATATATGACTCCTATGAGAGATCCAGGGG CTACACCGATACATGATGGCATGAGAACGCCTATGAGGGATCGAGCTTGGAATCCTTATGCGCCAATGAGTCCAGCAAG AGAAAGTTGGGAAGATGGAAATCCTGCTTCCTGGGGAACCAGTCCTCAGTATCAG CCAGGAAGTCCTCCTCGTCGGCCCTATGAAGCACCAACTCCTGGTTCAGGTTGGGCTAACACTCCTGGTGGTAATTTCAGTGAAGCAGGAACACCAAGGGAAAGCAGCCCAGCATATG CAAGTGCTCCAAGCCCTTACTTGCCCTCAACTCCTGGTGGGCAGCCAATGACTCCAAGTTCTGCGTCATACCTACCTAGCACTCCGGGAGGGCAGCCAATGACTCCTGGAAGTGGTAGTCTGGATATTATGTCTCCAACAATAG GTGGGGTGGGTGAAGGGCTGTGGTTGCTGCCTGATGTACTGGTCAATGTCAGAAAATCGGGAGAAAATACTGCCATTGGGATTGTACGCGAAGTGCTTCCG GATGGTTCTTGCAAGGTTGCTCTTGGATCGACTGGTAATGGAGAGATGGTCACTGCACTGCCAAATGAAATGGAGACGGTGGTGCCCAGGAAATCAGATAAAATAAAGATCATGAGTGGTACCCAACGTGGTGCTACTGGGAAGCTAATAGGTATTGATGGCACGGATGGGATTGTTAAAGTGGATGACACTTTGGATGTTAAGATTTTGGATATGATCATTTTGGCAAAGTTAGCATAA
- the LOC122665571 gene encoding auxin efflux carrier component 6, with amino-acid sequence MISGEDFYKVMCAMVPLYFAMLVAYASVKWWKIFTPEQCSGINRFVAVFAVPVLSFHFISQNNPYQMDTKFILADTLSKILVLVLLSLWSIFSTAAGGLDWLITLFSVATLPNTLVMGIPLLKSMYGDFTQSLMVQIVVLQCIIWYTLLLFLFEYRAATLLIRDQFPGSTAAAITKFEIDGDVISLDGRDPLRAESKIDGNGRIRVRIRKSTSSAPDSALSSSFAITPRASNLSGAEIYSVNTPARPHEFNHANADLVFGYRAASPRLSGYASSDAYSLQPTPRASNFNELDTTTATTANTPTWIRSPVGNGKVFGHHTPAFSVVNVKMAWESAGKCQDGSGGAGEHGCGGERQGCKDVGLVLGEKDLSFRNNTKFPGTEEEDVDTKPVEEANQEMPHALVMVRLILIMVGRKLSRNPNTYSSILGLLWSLISFKWDVGMPSLVKYSIKIISDAGLGMAMFSLGLFMALQPRIIACGTKMAAIGMAIRFLSGPTLMSAASVAVGLRGIKLHAAIVQAALPQGIVPFVFAREYGLHPDILSTGVIFGMLVSLPVTLLYYILLGL; translated from the exons ATGATAAGCGGAGAAGATTTCTACAAGGTGATGTGCGCCATGGTTCCCCTCTACTTCGCGATGCTGGTGGCCTACGCATCCGTGAAGTGGTGGAAGATCTTCACTCCCGAGCAATGCTCCGGCATAAACCGCTTCGTCGCCGTCTTCGCCGTCCCTGTTCTCTCCTTCCACTTCATTTCTCAGAACAACCCATATCAGATGGACACCAAATTTATACTCGCCGATACTCTTTCTAAGATTCTAGTTCTTGTCCTCCTCTCCTTGTGGTCCATCTTCTCCACTGCAGCAGGAGGTCTGGACTGGTTGATCACTCTCTTCTCCGTTGCAACATTACCCAACACCCTCGTTATGGGCATTCCTTTGCTTAAATCCATGTATGGAGATTTCACTCAGTCTCTCATGGTGCAAATTGTTGTTCTCCAGTGCATCATTTG GTATACGCTCTTGCTTTTCCTGTTCGAGTACAGAGCAGCTACGTTACTGATCCGAGACCAGTTTCCGGGATCGACGGCGGCCGCGATAACGAAGTTTGAGATAGACGGGGACGTGATCTCGCTGGATGGGCGGGACCCGCTAAGAGCAGAATCTAAAATAGACGGCAATGGACGCATCCGTGTCCGTATCAGAAAGTCTACATCATCGGCCCCGGACTCGGCTTTGTCATCGTCGTTCGCGATCACCCCACGTGCATCCAACCTATCCGGGGCGGAGATATACTCTGTCAATACCCCGGCGCGGCCGCATGAGTTCAACCATGCCAACGCCGATTTGGTGTTCGGGTACCGTGCGGCAAGTCCCCGGCTGTCTGGGTATGCTTCGTCGGACGCGTATTCGCTGCAACCGACGCCACGTGCTTCTAATTTCAATGAGTTGGATACGACGACGGCGACGACGGCGAACACACCCACCTGGATAAGGTCTCCTGTGGGTAATGGGAAGGTTTTTGGGCATCATACGCCGGCGTTCTCGGTGGTGAACGTGAAAATGGCGTGGGAATCTGCAGGAAAATGTCaggatggtagtggtggtgctggtgaGCATGGttgtggaggagagagacaagGGTGCAAAGATGTTGGACTAGTCCTTGGAG AGAAAGATCTAAGCTTCAGAAACAACACAAAATTTCCAGGGACAGAGGAGGAGGATGTAGATACAAAGCCAGTTGAAGAAGCCAATCAGGAGATGCCACATGCCCTGGTCATGGTCCGGCTAATATTGATTATGGTGGGCCGGAAGCTCTCCCGCAATCCCAATACTTACTCCAGCATCTTAGGCCTTCTCTGGTCTCTAATTTCCTTCAA GTGGGATGTAGGTATGCCTAGTTTGGTTAAATATTCAATAAAGATAATTTCAGATGCAGGGCTTGGAATGGCTATGTTTAGTCTAG GGCTGTTCATGGCTCTTCAACCAAGGATCATTGCCTGTGGCACAAAAATGGCGGCAATCGGAATGGCGATTCGATTCTTAAGTGGACCAACTTTAATGTCAGCGGCATCAGTTGCCGTTGGATTAAGAGGTATCAAATTGCATGCTGCCATAGTTCAG GCTGCTCTTCCACAAGGAATTGTACCTTTTGTCTTCGCCAGAGAATATGGGTTGCATCCTGACATACTTAGTACTGG GGTTATCTTTGGCATGCTTGTCTCCTTGCCCGTGACTCTACTCTACTACATATTGCTAGGCCTATGA
- the LOC122665586 gene encoding cell wall / vacuolar inhibitor of fructosidase 2, whose translation MGSVVAFFIFIMYLISFQEVLKPTTLKLVKGDVTLIQQTCKSTKYYDLCVSYLRSDPTSLKADTKGLAVIIVGIGMANATNTYSYLSSQLLSSANDAATKKLLKLCSDKYSYAYDSLQASLRDLGLASFDYASIHLTAASDYSNACHNAFRSLSSPPPPPPPALAYPAELARREDALKHICDVALGIIDLLLAQE comes from the coding sequence ATGGGTTCAGTTGTtgcttttttcatttttattatgtACTTGATCTCATTCCAAGAAGTCCTCAAACCCACGACGTTAAAGCTTGTGAAGGGGGACGTCACATTGATCCAACAGACCTGCAAGAGCACCAAATACTACGACCTCTGCGTGTCGTACCTGAGATCCGATCCCACCAGCCTCAAAGCCGACACCAAGGGCTTGGCCGTCATAATAGTTGGCATTGGAATGGCGAACGCTACAAACACCTACTCCTACCTGTCGTCTCAGTTGTTGAGCAGTGCCAACGATGCGGCCACTAAGAAACTCCTCAAGCTCTGCTCCGACAAGTATTCTTACGCCTACGACTCTCTACAGGCGTCTCTGCGGGACTTGGGTTTGGCCTCCTTCGATTATGCGTCTATTCATCTCACTGCTGCCTCCGACTACTCCAACGCTTGTCACAACGCCTTTAGATCACTAagctctcctcctcctcctcctcctcctgctctGGCGTATCCGGCAGAGCTTGCGCGTAGAGAAGACGCTTTGAAGCATATCTGTGATGTGGCTCTAGGGATTATCGATCTTCTTCTTGCGCAGGAATAA